One stretch of Arachis duranensis cultivar V14167 chromosome 1, aradu.V14167.gnm2.J7QH, whole genome shotgun sequence DNA includes these proteins:
- the LOC107459994 gene encoding mitochondrial outer membrane protein porin 4 yields MGNGPAPFSDIGKRAKDLLYKDYNFDQKFSLSIPSTTGLGLVATGLKKDQIFVGDINTLYKSGNTIVDVKVDTYSNVTTKITVNDILHGTKAALSFNIPDHKSGKLYVHYVHPHAAIDSSIGLNPSPQLEVSAAIGSKDLCLGAEVGFNTTSASFTKYNAGIAFNRPDFSAALMLADKGQNLKASYIHYVDRPDGLTVAAEITHRFSSFENRFTIGSSQSIDPVTVLKTRFSDDGKAALQVQRAWKPNSLITLSAEYDSTKIFGSSTRLGLGLALKP; encoded by the exons ATGGGCAATGGTCCAGCACCATTTTCTGACATTGGCAAAAGGGCAAAAG ATCTTTTGTACAAGGATTACAACTTTGATCAGAAGTTTAGCTTGTCAATTCCTAGCACCACTGGATTG GGCCTTGTAGCTACCGGATTGAAGAAGGATCAAATTTTTGTTGGTGACATAAACACCCTTTACAAGAGTGGAAATACTATAGTGGATGTGAAAGTTGATACATACTCTAAT GTAACTACAAAAATCACGGTGAATGATATCTTGCATGGTACTAAAGCTGCTTTGAGCTTCAATATACCTGATCACAAGTCTGGGAAG CTGTATGTGCATTATGTTCATCCTCATGCTGCCATTGATTCTAGTATTGGCTTGAATCCATCCCCTCAATTGGAGGTTTCTGCTGCAATTGGCAGCAAGGATCTTTGTTTGGGTGCTGAAGTCGGATTTAACACCACTTCTGCTTCATTTACAAAATACAATGCTGGAATTGCTTTCAATAGACCAGATTTTTCTGCAGCTCTTATGTT GGCTGACAAAGGACAGAACTTGAAGGCATCCTATATTCATTATGTGGATCGCCCAGATGGATTAACAGTAGCTGCTGAAATTACTCATAGGTTTTCTAGCTTTGAAAACAGATTTACTATTGGAAGTTCACAGTCAATAGATCCAGTTACAGTCTTAAAAACTAGATTCAGTGACGATGGAAAAGCTGCTCTCCAAGTCCAGCGAGCATGGAAGCCGAATTCACTAATAACCCTATCTGCTGAATATGACTCCACAAAAATCTTTGGTTCATCTACAAGGCTTGGTCTTGGTCTTGCTCTCAAGCCATAA
- the LOC107461222 gene encoding uncharacterized protein LOC107461222, which translates to MAKSQKTNRGRCFIFLCFIFIFFLCILASINEVRFQGLLRFGRCKIPNQSSSSSLLASNNDQELRILIAVLTLPDQYLRRHFLRLVYGTQALPEGTKIDVKFVFCNLTKEEQKVMVALEIMRYDDIIILNCTENMNKGKTSTFFRSLPEIFNETDGSDGQHYPPYHYVMKADDDTYVRLNSLVESLKPLPREDFYYGFVIPCGSMDPFKHYMSGMGFLVSWDIVEWIHDSDIPKQHVEGPEDKVFGDWMRWGKKGKNRYNAKWSMYNYPDPPSVCSHDLWPNTIAVHLLKNPEKWIRTLTFFNVTQNLKPSKLYHIS; encoded by the coding sequence ATGGCCAAGTCCCAAAAGACAAACCGTGGACGCTGCTTTATATTCCTttgtttcatcttcatcttcttcctctgcatCCTCGCTTCCATTAACGAAGTCCGCTTCCAGGGCTTACTCAGGTTCGGTCGTTGTAAAATACCaaatcaatcatcatcatcatctttactTGCTTCCAATAATGACCAAGAGCTTCGAATCCTAATAGCCGTTCTAACACTACCCGACCAGTACCTGCGCCGCCACTTCCTCCGCCTCGTTTACGGCACACAAGCACTCCCGGAGGGAACCAAAATTGACGTGAAGTTTGTATTCTGCAACCTCACGAAGGAAGAGCAAAAGGTGATGGTGGCCCTTGAGATCATGCGCTATGATGACATCATCATCCTCAACTGCACTGAAAACATGAACAAAGGCAAAACCTCTACCTTCTTTCGGAGTTTGCCGGAGATCTTCAACGAAACAGATGGCAGTGATGGACAACATTACCCTCCTTACCATTATGTGATGAAAGCAGACGATGACACATATGTGAGACTCAACAGTTTGGTGGAATCGTTGAAACCATTGCCAAGGGAGGATTTCTACTATGGATTCGTGATACCGTGTGGTAGCATGGACCCTTTCAAGCACTATATGTCTGGGATGGGGTTCTTGGTCTCGTGGGACATTGTGGAGTGGATTCATGATTCTGATATTCCAAAGCAGCATGTGGAAGGTCCTGAAGATAAGGTCTTTGGAGATTGGATGAGATGGGGTAAGAAAGGGAAAAACAGGTATAATGCTAAGTGGTCTATGTACAATTATCCTGATCCACCTTCAGTGTGTTCCCATGATCTTTGGCCTAATACTATTGCTGTTCATTTGTTGAAGAATCCAGAAAAATGGATTAGGACTCTTACATTTTTCAATGTCACTCAAAATTTGAAGCCATCAAAGTTATATCATATAAGTTAG